Genomic segment of Deinococcus planocerae:
TCATGCCGCTGAACATGGGCGGCGCGCGCGAAGACGGCACTCACGCGCTGCACAGTGAGGCCGGGGTGCTGCACGACCAGTTTTTCGGGCAGTCGTCGTTCGGAAGCTACGCGCTCACGCACGCCCGCAACACCGTCAAGGTCCGGCGTGACGTGCCCTTGGAACTGCTGGGACCGCTGGGCTGCGGCATTCAGACCGGGGCCGGGGCGGTGCTCCGCTCCATGAAAGTCCCCGCCGGAAGCTCGTTGGCCGCCTTCGGTGCGGGCGCGGTGGGCCTGAGCGCCGTGATGGCCGCGCGGGTGGCCGGGGCCGCCGTCATCATCGCGGTGGACACCAAGCCGGGCCGGCTCGAGTTGGCCCGCGAGCTGGGCGCGACCCACACCGTCAACGCCGCCGAGGAGGACCCGGTCGCGGCCATTCGCCGCCTGACCGGCACAGGGGCCAACTTCACCTTCGAAGCCACCGGCCTGACCAGCGTGATGCGTCAGGCGGTGGAGGCCCTGGGTCCGCGCGGCACCTGCGGCATCGTGGGGGCGCCGCCCGCCGGGGCGCAGGCCAGCTTCGACGTGTACGATCTGCTGATGCTCGGCAAGCACATCATGGGCATCGTGGAGGGCGACAGCGTGCCACGGGAATTCATTCCCGAGCTGGTCGATCTGTACGCCGAGGGGCGCTTTCCCTTTGACCGATTGATCCGTTATTACGACCTGGCCGACATCAACCAGGCGGCTGCCGACTCCGAGTCGGGCGTGACGCTCAAGCCGGTGCTGCGGATGCCCACGCCCGCCTGATCGCCGGTGCGGGCCGCAGAACCCAGGGCCACTCTGGCGCGGGCCTGGGGAATCAGCCGGGAGACGCCGGTTAGTCCCTGGAGCCTTCAGACCGGACCTGAACCCGCCCTCGCTGCGGCAGGCCAGCGCATCGGCATGGGCGGCCAGGTCAACCTCCGCCGTCTTGTCTCACCCTCTTGCGAGCAGGCGCGGCTTCCCGATCCCGTTGGCGAAGTCGAGGGGAGGGTGGGTCAGGCCCGTGTTCGGCGACGCTGACCGAGGGCTCAACCCACCGAAAACGTGTCTGTTCCGACCTCGTCCGCAGGAGCGCTTCCCTGACGAAGGCTCTCCCGGCGAAGAGCGTCGAGGGCGTTCGCCCGTGCCCGCTGCGCCTGCGCAAAGGCTCGCAACGCTCCGACGATTTCGGCGTCTCGCTGGTCGAGGCGCTGGAGAAGCTGCGCGAGGCCTTCTCCTTGCCTGTGAGCCCGCACGCGGGGGCCAGGTTAGGCTCGCGGCTCCTCGCCCGCGCCCCTGCGTGGGCCACCGCTCACAGTGGCCTCGGACCCTGGTGCCCCAGCCTGGACCACGGGACTCAGCGCCGTCAACCCACCGGAAGGCTGGGTGCCAGGACCTCATGCCCGTTCATCCGGGGCATGTTCAGGTCGAGCAGCACCAGATCCGGCAGGTCCGGCCTCCCGCGCAGGAAGTCCAGCGCCTCCACGCCGTCGTGGGCCACATACACCTCGCTGAGATCCAGCGCGACCCGGGCCGGTTCCAGGTCGTGCGGATTGTCCTCGACGATCAGCAGGTGCCTGGGCACGGCGCTCCTTTCAGTGAAACGGGCGCTCACCGGCGCCCGTTTCGTTAGAGACGCAAGAGCATGAAGGCCACTTCACAAGTCCTCAGATGAGGTTCAGGAGGCTGGGTGGGGGGTGCGGCCGCCGGTCGTTCAATACCGCGGGGCTCACTCCCGCCAGGCCCCGGGCACAGGCCCGCGCCTCCCCGGCCTCGCCCTGGGGGGAAGGCCCGCCGCCACAATTCACCTCACCCCACGGTGTCCAGAAGCTGGAACGCTATCTTGGAGCGCATGTCCAGCCAGCCCGGGGCCGACGCCCCTGCGCGCGTCGCCCTGAGCGAGCACCTGCAAGCCGTCACCGAAGCCCTCGCCACCACCCGGACCCCGGAGGAGGTGTCCGGGGTCATCCTGACCACCGCCCTGGCCGCCCTGAACGCCCGCGCGGGCGCGGTCCTCCTCGTGGACGCGACGGGGACGCGCCTGGAGATCGCCGCCACCCAGGGCGACGAAGCGGGAGCCCGAATCCTACGGCAGGAGGGCCCCCTGACCGGCAACGTCCCCGCTGGCGACGCCCTCAACCGCCGCGAGCTGCTGTTCTTCGAGCGGGAGGGCGACCTCGTGCGGGCGGACCCGGAGGTGGAGGCGCGCACAGGTGGGAAGGCGGCCGTCGCCGCCTTGCCCCTCTTGATCGGCGACCAGCCGCTGGGCACGCTCATCCTCGATTTCGGGGCGTCGCACGAGGTCACCCCCGAGGAAGTCCGCTTCCTGCGGACCCTCGCCGCCCAGGGCGCCCTGGCCCTCTCCCGCGCCCAGCTCGCGGCGGACTTGCAGCAGGTCCGGGAACGCACCGGGCCGGGTGAGGCCCACGCCCAGGGTCAGGAAGCCTTCGTGGCCTTTACGGAAGCCGTGGGGACCGAGACCGACCTGCTGGCCCTCGCGCGGCAGGCCATCGCGGTCCTGCGCGCCCGCTTCCAGGACGGCAGCATCGGGTACTACACCAAAGGCGGTGACCTCTGGACGGCCCAGGCCTGGAGCGAGGACATGGGTGAGGCCCTGGTCCATCGCCTCCGGGCCGGCCTGCCGGACCGCACGCCCCTGATCCGCCGCGGCCTGCAAACGGGCACGGCGGTCTTCACCGACGCCTGGGACCCCGAGCGCGAGGGGATCGAGCACAGCGGGGACTACGGTTCGGCCGCCATCTATCCCCTGGTCGTGAACGGCGAGGTGAGGCACCTGCTGCTCATCGGCCTCAAGGACACCCGGCGCTGGAGGGAGCGCGACCGGGCGCTGGTGCGGGCGGTCGGGCGCAGCCTGAATCTCGCCCTGGAACGCGCCGAGCAGGCCCGGCAACTTCAGGCCAGGACCGACGAGGAGGCGCGGCGCACCCAGACCCTCGCCGCCTTCGCGGAGCTGTCCCGCGACCTGGTGCTGGAGACCGACCCCCTTGCGATCATGCGCCGGACCCAGGAGGTTGTGCTGGGCCTGCTGCCCCCCGGCTTCTCGCTGTACTACGAGCCCGGGGGCGGCTGGTGGCACCTCAGGTCGCAGGTGGGTCAGGCGAGCACCCCCGAGCTGCAAGCGGCGGTCGAGGCGGGCTTCGCGTTCGAGG
This window contains:
- a CDS encoding NAD(P)-dependent alcohol dehydrogenase encodes the protein MTQRELQVAVVREKGSFQIENARIGAPGPGEVLVRVVAAGLCHTDLIVRDQDLPLPLPMVLGHEGSGVVEEVGEGVQGLAPGDHVVLSFHSCGECATCQAGSPAYCERFMPLNMGGAREDGTHALHSEAGVLHDQFFGQSSFGSYALTHARNTVKVRRDVPLELLGPLGCGIQTGAGAVLRSMKVPAGSSLAAFGAGAVGLSAVMAARVAGAAVIIAVDTKPGRLELARELGATHTVNAAEEDPVAAIRRLTGTGANFTFEATGLTSVMRQAVEALGPRGTCGIVGAPPAGAQASFDVYDLLMLGKHIMGIVEGDSVPREFIPELVDLYAEGRFPFDRLIRYYDLADINQAAADSESGVTLKPVLRMPTPA
- a CDS encoding response regulator, with translation MPRHLLIVEDNPHDLEPARVALDLSEVYVAHDGVEALDFLRGRPDLPDLVLLDLNMPRMNGHEVLAPSLPVG